Proteins co-encoded in one Ruegeria pomeroyi DSS-3 genomic window:
- a CDS encoding dipeptidase, translated as MRRVVKWAVRLLALAVVAGAVVFFGFLPAYVEDTSNNVIDHAPYPVSERAAALHKELIVGDWHADPLLWSRDLSQRGKRGQVDVPRLIEGNVALQVFTAVTKSPAGQNYDSNSAEAFDNITLLAVGQLWPLRTWTSLRERAIWQAEKLHRVEAQADGRLKIIKTAADLEDVLAAKARGEAIVGGILGIEGAHPLEGELANLDPIFDAGHRVYGLQHFFDNELGGSLHGEADTGLTEFGRAVVAELARRPVIIDLAHSSQQVARDVLAMTDMPLVVSHGGLHGHCPVKRNFPDDLMREIAATGGVIAMGYWAEVACDDITPTGIARMIVKAIETVGADHVSLGSDFDGSVETAFDTSELAALTSALLDAGVAEDQIRKVMGENMVRVLRARLR; from the coding sequence ATGCGCAGGGTTGTGAAATGGGCGGTGCGGCTGCTGGCGCTGGCCGTGGTTGCCGGGGCGGTGGTGTTCTTCGGCTTTCTGCCCGCCTATGTCGAGGACACGTCCAACAACGTGATCGACCATGCCCCCTATCCGGTGAGCGAGCGCGCCGCCGCCCTGCACAAGGAGCTGATCGTGGGCGACTGGCATGCCGACCCCCTGCTCTGGAGCCGCGATCTGAGCCAGCGCGGCAAGCGCGGCCAGGTCGACGTGCCCCGCCTGATCGAGGGCAATGTCGCCTTGCAGGTCTTTACCGCCGTTACCAAGTCCCCCGCCGGGCAAAACTATGACAGCAACTCGGCCGAGGCGTTCGACAACATCACCCTGCTGGCGGTGGGCCAGCTCTGGCCGCTGCGCACCTGGACCAGCCTGCGCGAGCGGGCGATCTGGCAGGCGGAAAAGCTGCACCGGGTCGAGGCCCAGGCTGATGGCCGCCTCAAGATCATCAAGACGGCCGCCGATCTTGAGGACGTGCTGGCCGCAAAGGCGCGCGGCGAGGCCATCGTGGGCGGCATCCTGGGCATCGAGGGCGCGCATCCGCTCGAAGGTGAACTGGCCAATCTCGACCCGATCTTTGACGCCGGCCACCGGGTCTATGGCCTGCAACATTTCTTCGACAACGAGCTGGGCGGTTCGCTGCATGGCGAGGCCGATACCGGCCTGACCGAATTCGGCCGCGCCGTGGTGGCCGAACTGGCCCGCCGTCCGGTGATCATCGACCTGGCTCATTCCAGCCAGCAGGTGGCGCGCGACGTGCTGGCGATGACCGACATGCCGCTGGTGGTCAGCCATGGCGGGCTGCACGGCCATTGCCCCGTCAAACGCAACTTTCCCGACGATCTGATGCGCGAGATCGCCGCCACCGGCGGCGTCATCGCCATGGGCTATTGGGCCGAGGTCGCCTGTGACGACATCACCCCCACCGGTATCGCCAGGATGATCGTCAAGGCGATCGAGACGGTGGGCGCCGATCATGTCTCGCTGGGGTCCGATTTCGACGGCTCGGTGGAAACCGCCTTTGACACCTCGGAACTGGCCGCGCTCACCTCGGCGCTGCTGGATGCGGGCGTGGCCGAGGATCAGATCCGCAAGGTGATGGGCGAGAACATGGTCCGCGTCCTGCGCGCCCGGCTGCGGTAA
- a CDS encoding DksA/TraR family C4-type zinc finger protein, with product MAGGWARDGAVSEQIEASISDELARLKARKAPVGESLTHCAECEEDIPEPRRQAIPGVKLCLDCQQERDSAFKTRGGINRRGSKDSQLK from the coding sequence ATGGCCGGAGGCTGGGCCCGCGACGGCGCGGTGAGCGAACAGATCGAGGCGTCGATTTCCGACGAGCTGGCGCGGCTGAAGGCGCGCAAGGCGCCGGTGGGCGAAAGCCTGACCCATTGCGCCGAATGCGAGGAGGACATCCCCGAACCGCGCCGACAGGCGATCCCGGGGGTGAAGCTCTGCCTGGACTGCCAGCAGGAACGCGACAGCGCTTTCAAGACGCGCGGGGGCATCAACCGGCGAGGGTCAAAGGACAGCCAGTTGAAGTGA
- a CDS encoding DNA modification methyltransferase — protein sequence MSFGHPQGKTRAVIERIETIDHQTYFEPFVGMGGVFSHRTWRPRLEVVNDLNGEHVFLLC from the coding sequence ATGAGTTTTGGCCACCCTCAGGGAAAAACTCGCGCCGTCATCGAGCGGATCGAGACGATCGACCACCAGACCTATTTCGAGCCTTTTGTGGGCATGGGCGGGGTGTTCTCGCACCGTACCTGGCGACCGCGGCTTGAGGTGGTCAATGATCTTAACGGCGAGCATGTTTTCTTGTTGTGCTGA
- a CDS encoding M3 family oligoendopeptidase, translating into MFHLPFPLRDANAGSGSKELGNLPEWDLSDLYSGEDAPELAHDLDWLETECAAFAADYEGKLAELDAAALLTCVQRNEKISAIAGRIMSFAGLRYYQLTIDAGRAKFMSDCQEKITNFTTPLVFFTLELNRIEDDALTARFAENADLARYAPVFRRIRAMKPYQLSDELEKFLHDLGVVGDAWERLFDETIAGLTFDIDGEELNIEGTLNLLTEQDRSKREAAAHELARVFGENIKTFARVHNTAAKEKEVIDRWRKMPSAQTGRHLSNDVEPEVVEALREAVVAAYPKLSHRYYELKRKWLGLDRMQVWDRNAPLPMEDTRTIPWAQAERMVMEAYEAFDPRMGEIAAPFFSKGWIDAAVKPGKAPGAFAHPTVTEVHPYVMLNYLGKPRDVMTLAHELGHGVHQVLAAGQGEMLSSTPLTLAETASVFGEMLTFRKMLEKAETQEQRKVLLAGKVEDMINTVVRQIAFYDFECKLHAARRQGELTPENIGDLWMSVQGESLGPAFDFMEGYESFWAYIPHFVHSPFYVYAYAFGDGLVNALYSVYAEGAEGFEEKYFDMLKAGGSKHHKELLAPFGLDASDPKFWDKGLSMISDMIDELEAMEG; encoded by the coding sequence ATGTTTCATCTGCCCTTTCCCCTTCGCGACGCCAACGCCGGTTCCGGCTCCAAGGAACTCGGCAACCTTCCCGAATGGGATCTGAGCGATCTCTATTCCGGCGAGGACGCGCCGGAGCTTGCCCACGACCTCGACTGGCTGGAAACCGAATGCGCCGCCTTTGCCGCCGATTACGAGGGCAAGCTGGCCGAACTGGATGCGGCCGCCCTGCTGACCTGCGTGCAGCGCAACGAAAAGATCAGCGCCATCGCGGGCCGCATCATGTCCTTTGCGGGCCTGCGCTATTACCAGCTGACCATCGACGCGGGCCGGGCCAAGTTCATGTCCGACTGCCAGGAAAAGATAACCAACTTCACCACGCCGCTGGTGTTCTTTACCCTGGAACTGAACCGGATCGAGGATGACGCGCTGACCGCGCGCTTTGCAGAAAACGCCGACCTGGCCCGCTATGCGCCCGTATTCCGCCGCATCCGCGCAATGAAACCCTATCAGCTGAGCGATGAGCTGGAGAAATTCCTGCACGACCTGGGCGTGGTCGGCGACGCCTGGGAGCGGTTGTTCGACGAGACCATCGCCGGGCTCACCTTTGACATCGACGGTGAAGAGCTCAACATCGAAGGCACGCTGAACCTGCTGACCGAGCAGGACCGCAGCAAGCGCGAGGCCGCCGCCCACGAGCTGGCCCGCGTCTTTGGCGAGAACATCAAGACCTTCGCCCGCGTCCACAACACCGCCGCCAAGGAAAAGGAAGTGATCGACCGCTGGCGCAAGATGCCCAGCGCCCAGACCGGCCGTCACCTGTCCAACGACGTCGAACCCGAGGTGGTCGAGGCCCTGCGCGAGGCCGTGGTTGCCGCCTATCCCAAGCTGAGCCACCGCTATTACGAGCTCAAGCGCAAATGGCTGGGGCTGGACCGGATGCAGGTCTGGGACCGTAACGCGCCGCTGCCGATGGAGGATACCCGCACCATCCCCTGGGCCCAGGCCGAGCGCATGGTGATGGAGGCCTATGAGGCCTTTGACCCGCGCATGGGCGAGATCGCCGCGCCCTTCTTCTCAAAGGGCTGGATCGACGCGGCCGTGAAACCCGGCAAGGCGCCCGGCGCCTTTGCCCATCCCACCGTGACCGAGGTGCACCCCTATGTGATGCTCAACTATCTGGGCAAGCCGCGCGACGTGATGACGCTGGCCCATGAGCTGGGCCATGGCGTGCATCAGGTGCTGGCCGCCGGTCAGGGCGAAATGCTCAGCTCGACCCCTCTGACGCTGGCCGAAACCGCCAGCGTGTTCGGCGAGATGCTGACCTTCCGCAAGATGCTGGAAAAGGCCGAGACCCAGGAACAGCGCAAGGTGCTGCTGGCGGGCAAGGTCGAGGACATGATCAACACGGTGGTGCGCCAGATCGCGTTCTATGACTTCGAATGCAAGCTGCACGCCGCCCGCCGCCAGGGGGAACTCACGCCCGAGAATATCGGCGATCTGTGGATGAGCGTGCAGGGCGAAAGCCTTGGGCCTGCATTCGACTTCATGGAGGGCTATGAAAGCTTCTGGGCCTATATCCCGCATTTCGTGCACTCGCCCTTCTATGTCTATGCCTATGCGTTCGGCGACGGGCTGGTGAACGCGCTCTACTCGGTCTATGCCGAGGGCGCCGAAGGATTCGAAGAGAAGTATTTCGACATGCTGAAGGCGGGTGGCTCGAAACACCACAAAGAGCTTCTGGCGCCCTTTGGCCTCGATGCCAGCGACCCCAAGTTCTGGGACAAGGGCCTGAGCATGATCTCGGACATGATCGACGAGCTGGAAGCGATGGAGGGCTGA
- a CDS encoding alpha/beta hydrolase has product MTLTPAPLFEDVAGGPAGGAAHWMQTSDGLRIRAGHWRPEGEVRGTVLMFPGRTEYVEKYGNAAQAFVTRGFAMLAVDWRGQGLADRLLEDRRLGHVLEFTDYQRDVAAVVELATTLDLPRPWFVVGHSMGGAIGLRAVMEGLPVAACAFTGPMWGIFFTPVMKPLSWITANLAPAIGMGHKHPATTTLEPYVQAQEFEGNSLTRDPAMYEMMRSQLAAHPELALGAPTNIWLREALAECRALSDRPSPDLPCLTFLGSHEQIVDRKAVRARMARWPRGELVEIPDGEHEVLMEAPEVRDPAYDRMAALFSAPDQLQRSA; this is encoded by the coding sequence ATGACCCTGACGCCGGCCCCCCTGTTCGAAGATGTGGCCGGCGGCCCCGCCGGTGGCGCGGCCCATTGGATGCAGACCAGCGACGGGCTGCGCATCCGTGCCGGTCACTGGCGCCCCGAGGGCGAGGTACGCGGCACCGTGCTGATGTTTCCCGGGCGCACCGAATATGTCGAGAAATACGGCAATGCGGCGCAGGCCTTTGTGACGCGCGGCTTTGCCATGCTGGCGGTGGACTGGCGCGGCCAGGGCCTGGCCGACCGGCTGCTGGAGGACCGGCGCCTGGGCCATGTGCTGGAGTTCACCGATTACCAGCGCGACGTGGCGGCAGTGGTGGAACTGGCCACCACGCTGGACCTGCCCAGACCCTGGTTCGTGGTCGGCCATTCCATGGGCGGCGCCATCGGGCTGCGCGCGGTGATGGAGGGGCTGCCGGTGGCGGCCTGCGCCTTTACCGGCCCGATGTGGGGCATTTTCTTTACCCCGGTGATGAAGCCGCTGAGCTGGATCACCGCCAACCTCGCTCCGGCGATCGGAATGGGGCACAAACATCCCGCCACCACCACGCTGGAACCCTATGTGCAGGCGCAGGAGTTCGAGGGCAATTCGCTGACCCGCGACCCGGCGATGTACGAGATGATGCGCAGCCAGCTGGCCGCGCATCCGGAACTGGCACTTGGGGCGCCCACCAATATCTGGCTGCGCGAGGCGCTGGCCGAATGCCGTGCACTCAGCGATCGCCCCTCGCCCGATCTGCCCTGCCTGACCTTTCTGGGCAGCCATGAGCAGATCGTCGACCGCAAGGCGGTGCGCGCCCGCATGGCGCGCTGGCCGCGCGGCGAGCTGGTCGAGATCCCGGACGGCGAACACGAGGTGCTGATGGAGGCCCCCGAGGTGCGTGACCCGGCCTATGACCGGATGGCGGCCCTGTTCTCGGCCCCCGACCAGTTGCAACGCAGCGCCTGA
- a CDS encoding SCP2 sterol-binding domain-containing protein → MSDTLEQAAAELNEKLAGAGFDASAKFAIADMGAIVLDGSGARISDEETDVTLSADAETFQQILSGEMNPTGAFMSGKLTIDGDMGVAMKLASVLA, encoded by the coding sequence ATGAGCGACACTCTTGAACAGGCCGCAGCCGAGCTGAACGAAAAGCTGGCAGGTGCCGGATTCGACGCCTCCGCCAAATTCGCCATCGCCGATATGGGTGCGATCGTGCTGGATGGCTCGGGTGCCCGCATCAGCGACGAAGAGACCGACGTGACCCTGTCGGCGGATGCCGAGACCTTTCAACAGATCCTGTCGGGCGAGATGAACCCAACCGGCGCCTTCATGTCCGGCAAGCTGACCATCGACGGCGATATGGGCGTGGCGATGAAACTGGCCTCGGTGCTGGCCTGA
- a CDS encoding tetratricopeptide repeat protein gives MIALTAKLKDIVAALWLISAISGGVSAQEVEPSDETVLLEELAGADPMRARQIDRELQALWAQSGSASADFLLKRGRDALEVQDIRAAIEHLTALTDHAPDFAEGWHARASAYFAADLYGPAVADLERALALNPNLYDAIFGLGLIFEALERPQTAYAVYTRALAIHPHHEEVTSALNRLKPRIEGQAL, from the coding sequence ATGATCGCATTGACTGCAAAGCTCAAAGATATCGTTGCGGCACTCTGGCTGATATCCGCCATTTCCGGGGGGGTGTCGGCGCAGGAGGTCGAGCCCTCGGACGAAACCGTTCTGCTCGAGGAGCTGGCGGGCGCCGACCCGATGCGCGCGCGCCAGATCGACCGCGAATTGCAGGCGCTTTGGGCGCAATCTGGCTCGGCCTCGGCCGATTTCCTGCTCAAGCGCGGGCGCGATGCGCTCGAGGTGCAGGATATCCGCGCCGCCATCGAACATCTGACCGCGCTGACCGATCATGCGCCCGATTTCGCCGAGGGCTGGCATGCCCGCGCCTCGGCCTATTTCGCCGCCGATCTCTATGGTCCGGCGGTGGCCGATCTGGAACGCGCGCTGGCGCTCAACCCCAATCTCTATGATGCCATTTTCGGGCTGGGCCTGATCTTCGAGGCGCTGGAGCGGCCTCAGACGGCCTATGCCGTCTATACCCGCGCGCTGGCTATACATCCCCATCACGAGGAAGTAACCAGTGCCCTGAATCGACTGAAGCCCCGGATCGAGGGCCAGGCGCTCTGA
- a CDS encoding helicase-related protein, with protein MSGSSRIVAVLGPTNTGKTHYAIERMLGHRTGVIGLPLRLLAREVYDKIVALRGPSVVALVTGEERIVPPRTQYWVCTVEAMPEGLGADCVAVDEIQLCADPERGHVFTDRLLRARGLHETLLLGSDTMRGPIAALVPEAQFVRRERMSQLVYTGSKKITRMPPRSAIVGFSVENVYAIAELIRRQKGGAAVVMGALSPRTRNAQVDLYQNGEVDYLVATDAIGMGLNLDIDHVAFSALSKFDGRRMRPLAPNELAQIAGRAGRGMASGTFGVTGEARPLDEGMAQAIMEHRFTPLKKLNWRNSALRFNSVDALISALEEAPSGEHLLKAREADDLRTLKSLAGEAEVLARASDGASVRLLWDVCRIPDFRGISHAEHAGLLQVIFGHLHERGAIPDDFMARQIRRIDRTQGDIDTLSKRLAYIRTWTYVAQRNGWVRDESHWRGETRAVEDRVSDALHERLTQRFVDRRTSVLLRRLKQKEALLAEVNDKGEVTVEGEFVGRLEGFRFMPDKSAQGAEAKALKSASLQALAPQFHLRADRFYNAPDTEIDFTEQGGLMWGEYAVGKLTVGADPLKPQVEVFVDEAAGPDVEQKVQRRLQHFIDRKVAALFEPLLALSRDEALSGLARGFAFRMVENFGILPRADVAQEVKDLDQEARGALRKHGIRFGQFTIFMPLLLKPAPTRLRLVLWSLTKGLSEFPEAPPPGLVTVPSVKDAEPGVDTMCGYRISGERAIRIDMLERLADMLRAKDSRSGFEATADMLSITGMTLEQFADLMQGLGYKAERGERAKVKPAPVEAAAEGEPAPEEGAATEAAPAAEVAEAEPAPAETAEAAAEAPAETAETTEAAADATEADPEIEVFFTFTWARPARQQQGRGPRREGGRGQPGQGEGRAKDRPRGGKPQEGGRRRDGKPQGGKGGKPGQQGAKTYSSRPPKKEKAIDPDNPFAAALMGLKEGN; from the coding sequence GTGAGCGGATCCTCGCGGATCGTGGCCGTTCTCGGCCCGACCAACACAGGCAAGACGCATTACGCGATCGAACGGATGCTGGGGCATCGCACGGGGGTGATCGGCCTGCCGCTGCGCCTGCTTGCGCGCGAGGTCTATGACAAGATCGTGGCGCTGCGCGGCCCCTCGGTGGTGGCGCTGGTCACCGGCGAAGAGCGAATCGTGCCGCCGCGTACCCAGTACTGGGTCTGCACGGTCGAGGCGATGCCCGAGGGGCTGGGCGCCGATTGCGTTGCGGTGGATGAAATCCAGCTCTGCGCCGATCCCGAGCGCGGCCATGTCTTCACCGACCGTCTGCTCAGGGCGCGCGGTCTGCACGAGACGCTGTTGCTGGGGTCCGACACCATGCGCGGCCCGATCGCGGCGCTGGTGCCCGAGGCGCAGTTCGTCCGCCGCGAGCGGATGAGCCAGCTGGTCTATACCGGCTCGAAAAAGATCACCCGGATGCCGCCGCGCAGCGCCATCGTCGGCTTCTCGGTCGAAAACGTCTATGCCATCGCCGAGCTGATCCGCCGGCAAAAAGGGGGTGCTGCGGTGGTGATGGGGGCGCTGTCCCCGCGCACCCGCAACGCGCAGGTGGACCTCTATCAGAATGGCGAGGTCGATTACCTGGTCGCCACCGATGCCATCGGCATGGGGCTGAACCTCGATATCGACCATGTGGCCTTTTCCGCGCTCAGCAAGTTCGACGGCCGCCGCATGCGCCCGCTGGCGCCCAACGAACTGGCCCAGATCGCGGGCCGGGCCGGGCGTGGCATGGCCAGCGGCACCTTTGGCGTGACCGGCGAGGCGCGGCCGCTCGACGAGGGCATGGCGCAGGCGATCATGGAGCACCGCTTTACCCCGCTCAAGAAACTGAACTGGCGCAACAGCGCGTTGCGCTTCAACTCGGTCGATGCGCTGATTTCCGCGCTGGAAGAGGCGCCCAGCGGCGAACATCTGCTCAAGGCGCGCGAGGCCGATGACCTGAGGACGCTGAAATCGCTGGCGGGCGAGGCCGAGGTTCTGGCCCGCGCCAGCGATGGCGCTTCGGTCCGGTTGCTGTGGGACGTGTGCCGCATCCCCGATTTCCGCGGCATCAGCCATGCCGAACATGCCGGTCTTTTGCAGGTGATATTCGGTCATCTGCACGAGCGTGGGGCCATTCCCGACGATTTCATGGCCCGGCAAATCCGTCGCATCGACCGCACCCAGGGCGACATAGATACTCTTTCCAAACGGCTGGCCTATATCCGCACGTGGACATATGTCGCGCAACGGAACGGCTGGGTCCGCGACGAAAGCCATTGGCGCGGGGAAACCCGCGCTGTAGAAGACAGGGTGTCGGATGCGCTGCACGAGCGGCTGACACAGAGATTTGTGGACCGGCGCACCAGCGTGCTGCTGCGCCGGCTCAAGCAGAAGGAGGCCCTTTTGGCCGAAGTGAACGACAAGGGTGAAGTGACGGTCGAAGGCGAATTCGTCGGCCGTCTCGAAGGATTCCGCTTCATGCCGGACAAGTCCGCGCAGGGGGCCGAGGCGAAGGCGCTGAAATCGGCGTCCTTGCAGGCGCTGGCGCCGCAGTTCCATCTGCGCGCCGACCGGTTCTATAACGCACCCGATACCGAGATCGACTTTACCGAACAGGGCGGTCTGATGTGGGGCGAATATGCGGTGGGCAAGCTCACCGTCGGCGCCGATCCGCTGAAACCGCAGGTCGAGGTGTTTGTCGACGAGGCCGCTGGCCCCGATGTCGAACAGAAGGTGCAGCGCCGCCTGCAGCATTTCATCGACCGCAAGGTCGCGGCCCTGTTCGAGCCGCTGCTCGCGCTGTCGCGCGACGAGGCGCTGAGCGGGCTGGCACGCGGCTTTGCCTTCCGCATGGTCGAGAATTTCGGCATCCTGCCGCGCGCCGATGTGGCGCAAGAGGTCAAGGACCTGGATCAGGAGGCGCGTGGCGCCCTGCGCAAGCATGGCATCCGCTTTGGCCAGTTCACCATCTTCATGCCGCTCCTGCTGAAACCGGCGCCGACCCGTCTGCGGCTGGTGCTGTGGTCGCTGACCAAGGGCCTGTCGGAGTTCCCCGAGGCGCCGCCGCCGGGGCTGGTGACGGTACCCTCGGTCAAGGATGCCGAACCGGGCGTCGATACCATGTGCGGCTATCGCATCTCGGGCGAGCGGGCGATCCGCATCGACATGCTGGAGCGTCTGGCCGATATGCTGCGCGCCAAGGACAGCCGCTCGGGTTTCGAGGCGACGGCGGATATGCTGTCGATCACCGGCATGACGCTGGAACAGTTCGCCGACCTGATGCAGGGGCTGGGCTACAAGGCCGAGCGCGGCGAGCGGGCCAAGGTGAAACCGGCGCCTGTCGAGGCCGCTGCCGAAGGTGAACCCGCGCCCGAGGAGGGCGCCGCCACCGAGGCCGCGCCAGCGGCTGAGGTTGCCGAGGCAGAGCCGGCGCCGGCGGAGACCGCCGAAGCCGCAGCCGAGGCCCCCGCCGAGACAGCCGAAACGACCGAGGCCGCCGCAGACGCAACAGAGGCCGACCCCGAGATCGAGGTCTTCTTCACCTTTACCTGGGCCCGTCCCGCCCGCCAGCAGCAGGGCCGTGGCCCGCGCCGCGAGGGGGGCCGTGGCCAGCCGGGGCAGGGCGAAGGCCGCGCCAAGGACCGTCCGCGGGGCGGCAAGCCGCAAGAGGGCGGCCGCCGCCGCGATGGCAAGCCCCAGGGCGGCAAGGGTGGCAAACCCGGCCAGCAAGGCGCCAAGACCTATTCCTCGCGCCCGCCGAAGAAGGAAAAGGCGATCGACCCCGACAACCCCTTTGCCGCCGCGCTGATGGGGCTCAAAGAGGGCAACTGA
- the fdxA gene encoding ferredoxin FdxA: MTYVVTENCIACKYTDCVEVCPVDCFYEGENALVIHPDECIDCGVCEPECPADAIRPDTEPGMEQWVEFNRKYSEMWPVIVTKKDPLPEAEERDGESGKMEKYFSEAPGEGG, from the coding sequence ATGACCTATGTCGTCACCGAAAACTGCATCGCCTGCAAATACACCGACTGTGTCGAGGTATGTCCGGTGGACTGTTTCTACGAGGGTGAAAACGCGCTGGTCATCCATCCCGACGAATGCATCGACTGCGGCGTGTGCGAGCCCGAATGCCCGGCTGATGCGATCCGCCCCGATACCGAGCCGGGGATGGAGCAATGGGTCGAGTTCAACCGCAAGTACTCCGAAATGTGGCCGGTCATCGTGACCAAGAAAGACCCGCTGCCCGAGGCCGAAGAGCGTGACGGCGAGTCCGGCAAGATGGAGAAATACTTCTCCGAGGCCCCCGGCGAAGGCGGCTGA
- a CDS encoding CarD family transcriptional regulator, with amino-acid sequence MTKSKKLEFRPNDYVVYPAHGVGQILSIEEQEVAGFKLELFVISFEKDKMTLRVPTNKATESGLRSLSSPDVISQAMKTLKGKAKVKRAMWSRRAQEYEQKINSGDLISIAEVVRDLHRTDDQREQSYSERQLYEAALERLTREVAAVSGADEMAAAKQVDEVLTSRAA; translated from the coding sequence ATGACCAAGTCGAAAAAGCTCGAGTTCCGCCCGAACGATTACGTGGTCTATCCGGCGCATGGCGTCGGCCAGATCCTCTCGATCGAAGAGCAGGAAGTCGCCGGGTTCAAGCTCGAGCTGTTCGTGATCTCCTTTGAAAAGGACAAGATGACCCTGCGGGTGCCCACCAACAAGGCCACCGAATCCGGTCTGCGTTCGCTCAGCTCTCCGGATGTAATCAGCCAGGCGATGAAGACGCTCAAGGGCAAGGCCAAGGTCAAGCGCGCGATGTGGTCGCGCCGGGCGCAGGAATACGAGCAGAAGATCAATTCGGGCGACCTGATCTCGATCGCCGAAGTGGTCCGCGACCTGCACCGCACCGACGACCAGCGCGAGCAGTCCTATTCCGAGCGTCAGCTGTACGAAGCGGCACTGGAGCGGCTGACCCGCGAGGTGGCCGCCGTGTCGGGCGCCGACGAGATGGCCGCCGCCAAGCAGGTCGACGAAGTGCTGACCTCGCGCGCGGCCTGA
- a CDS encoding ion channel, with product MHTVKAAVRKLYVGRDPGSVRFRYGLIVFDLSTILFFIATAHLPHGPVLTALSVVIGFVILCDFSARLWIAKRRREFLTRIYTIADIIVILSLLLDPFLTQSLAFLRILRGLRLIHSYHLLHDLRRDSQFFRTHEDAIVAAVNLLVFIFLTTMAVLVFFIPPGSRETPYIDALYFTMATLTTTGFGDITLGTPAGKLFSVFVMVVGVALFVRLAQAIFSPQKVRYRCPDCGLFRHDPDAVHCKHCGGLLNIETGGAG from the coding sequence ATGCATACGGTCAAGGCAGCGGTGCGCAAGCTCTATGTCGGGCGCGATCCGGGGTCGGTCCGGTTCCGCTATGGGCTGATCGTCTTCGATCTGTCCACCATCCTGTTTTTCATCGCGACGGCCCACCTGCCGCATGGCCCGGTTCTGACCGCGCTCAGCGTGGTGATCGGCTTTGTGATCCTGTGCGATTTCAGCGCGCGGCTGTGGATCGCCAAGCGGCGGCGCGAGTTTCTGACCCGCATCTATACCATCGCCGATATCATCGTGATCCTGTCGCTGCTGCTCGATCCCTTCCTGACGCAGAGCCTGGCCTTTCTGCGCATCCTGCGCGGCCTGCGGCTGATCCATTCCTATCATCTGCTGCACGATCTCAGGCGCGACAGCCAATTCTTCCGCACCCACGAGGATGCGATCGTGGCGGCGGTCAACCTGCTGGTCTTCATCTTTCTGACCACGATGGCGGTGCTGGTGTTCTTCATCCCGCCGGGCAGCCGCGAGACGCCCTATATCGACGCGCTCTATTTCACCATGGCGACACTGACCACCACCGGGTTCGGCGACATCACCCTGGGCACACCGGCGGGCAAGCTGTTTTCGGTCTTTGTCATGGTGGTGGGTGTGGCGCTGTTCGTGCGTCTGGCGCAGGCGATCTTTTCGCCGCAGAAGGTACGCTATCGCTGTCCCGATTGCGGCCTGTTCCGGCATGACCCGGACGCGGTCCATTGCAAGCATTGCGGCGGCCTGCTGAATATCGAGACGGGCGGGGCGGGATAG
- the cobS gene encoding adenosylcobinamide-GDP ribazoletransferase: MRKNDIADISPRDPMLALVLLTRLPLPALPEAAFARQAAAVWAFPLAGLAVGALAWATGALALAAGLAPVAVAGLMLVVLVMTTGGMHEDGLADTADGLWGGFTPERRLEIMKDSHIGTYGVLALILSQGLRLAALSALVAGGALGAAVAAAVWSRALMPVLMAALPNARGTGLSQSVGRPTPQAVTLGLGLAAVLALLLAGWAVLIPALLAVLSVLGLAALARAKIGGQTGDILGAAQQLAEITCLLALSAAL; the protein is encoded by the coding sequence ATGCGCAAAAACGACATTGCGGACATTTCACCCCGGGATCCGATGCTGGCGCTGGTGTTACTGACGCGGCTGCCGCTGCCCGCGCTGCCCGAGGCCGCCTTTGCCCGGCAGGCCGCGGCCGTCTGGGCCTTTCCGCTGGCAGGGCTGGCGGTGGGCGCGTTGGCCTGGGCCACGGGCGCGCTGGCGCTTGCCGCCGGGCTGGCGCCGGTCGCGGTGGCCGGGCTGATGCTGGTGGTGCTGGTGATGACCACCGGCGGCATGCACGAGGACGGGCTGGCCGATACCGCCGACGGGCTGTGGGGCGGCTTCACGCCAGAGCGGCGGCTGGAGATCATGAAAGACAGCCATATCGGCACTTATGGCGTGCTCGCCCTGATCCTGTCACAGGGATTGCGGCTGGCGGCGCTGTCCGCGCTGGTTGCCGGTGGCGCGCTTGGCGCGGCGGTGGCGGCGGCGGTCTGGTCGCGCGCGCTGATGCCGGTGCTGATGGCCGCCCTGCCCAATGCGCGCGGCACCGGCCTCAGCCAATCGGTCGGGCGCCCGACGCCGCAGGCGGTGACGCTGGGCCTTGGGCTGGCGGCGGTGCTGGCGCTGCTGCTGGCCGGTTGGGCGGTACTGATCCCGGCCCTGCTGGCAGTGCTGTCGGTGCTGGGTCTTGCGGCACTTGCCCGGGCCAAGATCGGCGGCCAGACCGGCGATATCCTGGGCGCCGCGCAGCAACTGGCCGAGATCACCTGCCTGCTGGCGCTGTCTGCCGCGCTTTAG